One Ignavibacterium album JCM 16511 genomic region harbors:
- a CDS encoding TonB-dependent receptor, which yields MKKFSYQFILLFIIIIPFQTSLLSQSGKIAGKVIDGTTNEGIPFVNIIIEGTNYGAASDIDGNYSIIGVPPGTYNLRASAIGYNPQTVQGVKVSIDLTTQVNFTLYETSIELKEEVVVVATRPPVTKDLTSSTSIIGADEISVLPVTEFQEVLNLKAGIVGGSVRGGRKGEVVYAIDGVPVTDVYDGSTVIDVNANSIQELQFISGAFNAEYGRALSGYVNIATKDGDNKFNGTFTSYIGDYYSTNDKIFRDIKNFQPVNIRNFEGSFSGPIVQNTLFFYLNARYIYFGGWINGKRVFNPWNITENRGAAYPLSERYILSVNPDSGLGDGKIVPMNWNEKIYGQGKLTYRPFTNFKINYSYFLDKVDYQDYDHSFAYNPDGDYKRFRKGYTNILGLTHTLTPNSFYTLNFTYFFKSYKQYVYEDPNDPKYTNDVLLGQQPAEVPSFRTGGTQAGNFKRLTNTYGVKWDFTSQVDNINLVKFGAELNYHNLGFDDIYLMQPLNTEDPRVTRNPFVRRYIPNPNDPNENLNINRYIRKPIEFSAYLQDKIELKEMIINVGVRMDYFKPDGKILVDPTDPDVYRPKKPENIALSLEERKAKWYKDPTNKIQLSPRLGIAFPITDRGVIHFSYGHFFQIPNFDILFTNPEYKFGFGTGNLGIAGNPDLKPQQTISGEIGLQQALTDDITFDLTGYFRDIRNLAGTRADEIRIFGGTSTYSQFVNSDFGFVKGIVFTLTKRLSNNWSATIDYTFQSAKGNASDPAATRNAIAGGAQPEIQLVRLDWDQTHTVNATFSYTSEADWGFSLIGSYGSGFPYTPTQSFNLSALLTNSELKPSSFNVDLRAYKDIQLGFMKISFFTRVYNLFDIQNQVNVYNDSGTADFTIDEYLRRREGNPELVNTLDEYYRNPTFYSEPRRIEVGATLFF from the coding sequence ATGAAAAAATTTTCTTACCAATTTATTTTACTTTTCATAATTATAATTCCATTTCAAACTTCACTCCTCTCACAAAGCGGTAAAATAGCAGGTAAAGTAATCGATGGGACGACTAACGAAGGGATTCCTTTTGTCAATATTATTATTGAAGGAACGAACTATGGTGCAGCATCAGATATTGACGGAAATTATAGCATCATAGGAGTTCCGCCGGGAACATATAATCTTAGGGCTTCTGCAATTGGCTATAATCCGCAAACTGTACAGGGAGTTAAAGTTTCAATTGACTTGACAACTCAGGTTAATTTTACTCTTTATGAAACAAGTATTGAACTCAAAGAAGAAGTCGTTGTCGTAGCAACTCGTCCACCTGTAACGAAAGATTTGACTTCATCAACATCTATAATTGGTGCAGATGAAATCTCGGTTCTGCCCGTTACAGAATTTCAGGAAGTATTAAATCTTAAAGCAGGAATTGTTGGTGGCTCAGTTCGTGGTGGAAGAAAAGGTGAAGTTGTTTATGCAATTGATGGTGTTCCTGTAACAGATGTTTATGATGGTTCAACTGTTATTGATGTTAATGCAAATTCAATTCAAGAGCTTCAGTTTATTAGTGGTGCATTTAATGCTGAATACGGTAGAGCACTTTCAGGTTATGTGAACATTGCAACCAAAGATGGAGATAATAAGTTTAACGGAACCTTCACTTCTTATATTGGTGATTATTACAGCACGAATGATAAAATCTTCCGCGACATAAAAAACTTTCAGCCTGTTAACATCAGAAACTTTGAAGGAAGTTTCAGCGGACCAATTGTTCAGAATACTTTATTCTTTTACCTTAATGCAAGATATATTTATTTTGGCGGTTGGATAAACGGGAAGAGAGTTTTTAATCCTTGGAACATAACTGAAAATCGAGGGGCAGCTTATCCACTATCAGAGAGATATATTTTAAGTGTAAATCCGGATAGTGGTTTGGGTGATGGGAAAATAGTCCCGATGAACTGGAATGAAAAAATTTATGGTCAAGGAAAACTTACCTACAGACCATTTACCAATTTCAAAATAAACTACAGCTATTTTCTCGATAAAGTTGATTATCAGGATTATGATCACTCATTTGCTTACAATCCCGATGGTGATTACAAGCGATTCAGAAAAGGATATACAAACATTCTTGGTTTAACTCACACACTTACTCCAAATTCATTCTACACTTTGAACTTTACTTACTTCTTTAAAAGTTATAAACAGTATGTTTACGAAGACCCGAATGATCCCAAGTACACAAATGATGTATTGTTAGGTCAACAGCCAGCTGAAGTTCCTAGTTTCAGAACAGGTGGAACGCAGGCAGGAAACTTTAAACGACTTACAAATACTTATGGTGTTAAGTGGGATTTTACATCACAGGTTGATAATATCAATCTGGTAAAATTTGGTGCTGAATTAAATTATCATAATCTCGGATTTGATGATATCTATCTGATGCAACCATTAAATACAGAGGATCCGAGAGTTACAAGAAATCCTTTCGTCAGAAGATATATACCTAATCCCAATGACCCGAATGAAAATCTTAATATCAATCGTTATATAAGAAAGCCGATAGAGTTTTCTGCATATCTTCAGGATAAAATTGAATTGAAAGAGATGATTATAAATGTTGGTGTTCGTATGGATTATTTCAAACCTGATGGAAAAATTTTAGTTGATCCTACTGACCCTGATGTTTACAGACCAAAGAAACCAGAAAACATTGCTCTATCGCTTGAGGAAAGAAAAGCTAAATGGTATAAAGACCCGACCAATAAAATTCAGCTTAGTCCAAGACTTGGTATTGCGTTTCCCATTACCGATAGAGGAGTAATTCACTTTTCTTACGGACACTTTTTCCAGATCCCGAACTTTGACATACTTTTCACAAACCCGGAATATAAGTTTGGCTTCGGAACTGGTAACCTTGGAATTGCAGGCAACCCGGACTTAAAACCACAGCAGACAATAAGTGGTGAAATTGGATTGCAACAAGCTTTAACTGATGATATTACTTTTGACTTAACAGGTTATTTCAGAGATATAAGAAATCTTGCCGGAACAAGAGCAGATGAAATAAGAATATTTGGCGGAACTTCCACTTACAGTCAGTTTGTAAATAGTGACTTTGGATTTGTTAAAGGAATTGTTTTCACATTAACAAAACGATTGTCAAACAACTGGTCAGCTACAATTGATTACACATTCCAATCTGCAAAAGGAAATGCATCTGATCCTGCAGCAACAAGAAATGCAATTGCCGGTGGTGCTCAGCCGGAAATACAATTAGTAAGATTGGATTGGGATCAGACTCACACAGTTAATGCAACATTTTCATATACTTCAGAAGCTGATTGGGGTTTTAGCTTGATTGGATCTTATGGAAGTGGTTTTCCATATACTCCAACTCAATCCTTCAATCTATCAGCATTGTTAACAAATAGCGAACTTAAACCATCTTCATTCAATGTTGATTTAAGAGCTTATAAAGATATTCAGCTTGGCTTTATGAAAATAAGTTTCTTCACTCGTGTTTACAATTTGTTTGATATTCAGAATCAGGTTAATGTTTATAATGACAGCGGCACAGCAGATTTTACAATTGATGAATATTTAAGACGCAGAGAAGGAAATCCTGAACTTGTAAATACACTTGACGAATATTACCGGAATCCAACTTTTTATTCCGAACCTAGAAGAATAGAAGTTGGTGCAACATTATTCTTTTAA